One part of the Chryseobacterium sp. 7 genome encodes these proteins:
- a CDS encoding SDR family oxidoreductase, giving the protein MQRFKNKTALITGGTNGMGFATAQKFVEERGKVIITGRSEETLNNALEKLGEMAFGIVSNAGDMKDLMNLQQEVRKYTDHIDLVFPNAGYGRFAPVEYVDENQFEELFNMLVKGPFFTVQQILPLMKSGSSVIFNTSVATEIAMPNFSAYSAAKSAVQSFIKTFAVELTERGIRVNGVSPGHIKTNIFNNTGLTREQIESAIDAIIPTIPFRRQGEPSEIANVVLFLASEEASYIHGAEVKVDAGISVIR; this is encoded by the coding sequence GCTACTGCTCAGAAATTCGTTGAAGAAAGAGGAAAAGTGATCATCACAGGTAGAAGTGAAGAAACCTTAAATAATGCTTTGGAAAAGCTTGGAGAAATGGCTTTTGGAATCGTATCCAATGCAGGAGATATGAAAGACCTGATGAATCTTCAGCAGGAAGTCAGAAAATATACAGACCATATTGATCTGGTCTTTCCCAATGCGGGGTACGGAAGATTTGCTCCTGTAGAATATGTAGATGAAAATCAGTTTGAGGAACTTTTTAATATGCTGGTAAAAGGACCGTTTTTTACAGTTCAGCAAATATTACCCTTGATGAAAAGCGGAAGTTCTGTTATTTTCAATACTTCTGTGGCAACGGAGATTGCGATGCCTAATTTTTCAGCGTATTCTGCTGCTAAATCTGCAGTGCAGTCATTCATTAAAACTTTTGCTGTAGAACTTACAGAACGTGGAATCCGTGTCAATGGAGTAAGCCCCGGACATATTAAAACCAATATTTTTAATAATACAGGATTAACACGAGAGCAGATAGAAAGTGCCATTGATGCTATTATTCCTACCATTCCTTTTAGAAGACAAGGCGAACCGTCAGAAATTGCCAATGTGGTTCTGTTTCTGGCTTCAGAAGAAGCTTCATACATTCATGGGGCAGAGGTGAAAGTGGATGCCGGAATTTCCGTAATCAGATGA
- a CDS encoding protein-glutamine glutaminase — translation MKKFLLSMMVFVTMLSFNACSDSSANQDPNLVAKESNNVAMKDFGKTVPVGIEKEDGKFKVSFMVSAQPYHIKDTKENAGYISMIKEAVENETPVQVFLKANSNEIAKVDKATADDIRYFKSVFNKEERGDSKKAVSVIPNLATLNSLFTQIKNQACGTSTASSPCITFRYPVDGCYARAHKMRQILLNAGYDCEKQFVYGNLRASTGTCCVSWVYHVAILVSFKNASGIVEKRIIDPSLFSSGPVTDAAWRAACTNTSCGSASVSSYANTAGNVYYRSPSGSLLYDNNYVNTNCVLNIFSSLSGCSPSPAPSVGSCGF, via the coding sequence ATGAAAAAATTTCTGTTATCCATGATGGTATTCGTGACGATGCTGTCATTCAATGCCTGTTCGGATTCAAGTGCCAACCAGGATCCTAATCTCGTAGCCAAAGAGTCAAACAACGTTGCTATGAAAGATTTCGGTAAAACTGTTCCGGTAGGGATAGAAAAAGAGGATGGAAAGTTTAAAGTTTCCTTTATGGTTTCTGCTCAGCCGTATCATATTAAAGATACTAAGGAAAATGCAGGATACATCTCCATGATCAAAGAAGCTGTAGAAAACGAAACTCCAGTTCAGGTTTTCCTGAAAGCTAACTCTAATGAGATTGCAAAGGTAGACAAAGCAACTGCTGATGACATCCGTTATTTCAAATCTGTATTTAACAAAGAAGAAAGAGGTGACAGCAAAAAAGCCGTAAGCGTTATTCCAAATCTTGCAACTCTGAACAGCTTATTTACTCAAATCAAAAACCAGGCTTGCGGAACTTCTACGGCATCTTCACCGTGTATTACTTTCAGATATCCTGTGGATGGATGCTATGCAAGAGCTCACAAAATGAGACAAATTCTTTTGAACGCAGGCTACGATTGTGAAAAACAGTTCGTTTATGGTAACCTTAGAGCTTCTACAGGAACATGCTGTGTATCATGGGTATATCACGTGGCAATTTTGGTAAGCTTCAAAAATGCTTCCGGAATTGTTGAAAAAAGAATCATTGACCCTTCATTATTCTCCAGCGGACCTGTAACTGACGCTGCATGGAGAGCTGCTTGTACCAATACAAGCTGTGGATCTGCTTCTGTATCTTCTTATGCCAATACTGCAGGAAATGTATATTACAGAAGTCCGTCCGGATCTTTATTATATGACAACAACTATGTAAATACCAATTGTGTATTGAATATATTCTCATCCCTTTCAGGATGCTCTCCTTCTCCTGCACCTAGCGTAGGAAGCTGTGGATTTTAA
- the lipB gene encoding lipoyl(octanoyl) transferase LipB, which produces MNTNQNKAVEFEDLGVKEYQPAWDYQEQLMKNIIDTKIKNRDLPAEQHSTTPNHLLFVEHPHVYTLGKSGHEENMLAGIDKLKEIDATFVKVNRGGDITYHGYGQVVGYPILDLENFFTDIHLYMRNLEEVIIRTIAEYGIKGERSPGETGVWLDVGKPYARKMCAMGVKASRWVTLHGFALNVNTDMRYFEYIIPCGIKDKQVTSLKRELERELTPEEMEELKAKIRKHFADVFQAELIYK; this is translated from the coding sequence ATGAATACAAATCAAAATAAAGCAGTAGAATTTGAAGATTTAGGAGTCAAAGAATATCAGCCAGCCTGGGATTATCAGGAACAACTGATGAAAAACATCATTGACACCAAAATAAAAAACAGAGATCTTCCTGCAGAACAGCATAGCACCACTCCCAATCACCTTCTTTTTGTAGAACATCCTCATGTTTATACTTTGGGAAAAAGCGGACATGAAGAAAATATGCTTGCCGGTATTGATAAGCTGAAAGAAATTGATGCTACTTTCGTGAAAGTAAACCGTGGTGGTGACATTACGTATCACGGCTACGGACAGGTTGTAGGCTATCCTATTCTGGATTTGGAAAATTTTTTCACAGATATTCATTTATATATGAGGAATCTGGAAGAAGTGATCATCAGAACTATTGCCGAATACGGTATTAAAGGAGAACGCTCTCCAGGAGAAACCGGAGTATGGCTGGATGTGGGAAAACCTTACGCCAGAAAAATGTGTGCCATGGGAGTAAAAGCTTCCCGATGGGTAACGCTGCACGGTTTTGCATTGAATGTGAATACGGATATGCGTTATTTTGAATACATCATCCCATGCGGAATAAAAGATAAGCAGGTTACTTCTTTGAAAAGAGAGCTTGAAAGAGAACTGACACCGGAAGAAATGGAAGAACTGAAAGCAAAAATCAGAAAACATTTTGCGGATGTGTTTCAGGCAGAATTGATTTACAAATAG
- the trpA gene encoding tryptophan synthase subunit alpha, producing the protein MKKLNIYFTAGIPQLEDTADIIKLIQDSGADMIEIGMPYSDPVADGPVIQKAHELALQNGMTIEKLLSQLKAIKDEIRIPIILMGYINPVLSFGFEKFCAACAESGVSGLILPDLPPIEFEKNYKHILKQYNLNFTFLVTPETSDERMIYLDSLSSGFLYAVSSSSTTGNENAVLKNENYLSRVASLPLKNPVMIGFGIKSKEDFENVTEKADGGIIGTAFVNILLQDRDWKKSAIDFIHSIKA; encoded by the coding sequence ATGAAAAAATTAAATATATACTTCACAGCAGGAATTCCTCAATTGGAAGATACCGCTGATATTATAAAATTGATTCAGGATTCCGGAGCAGATATGATCGAAATCGGAATGCCATATTCTGATCCTGTGGCAGACGGACCTGTGATCCAGAAAGCTCATGAACTGGCTTTACAAAACGGAATGACTATCGAAAAGCTTTTATCTCAACTGAAAGCCATCAAAGATGAAATCAGAATTCCGATTATCCTGATGGGTTATATCAATCCTGTTTTGAGCTTTGGATTTGAAAAATTCTGTGCAGCATGTGCGGAAAGTGGTGTTTCAGGATTGATTCTTCCTGACCTTCCTCCTATTGAGTTTGAAAAAAATTACAAGCATATTCTAAAGCAATATAATCTCAATTTCACCTTTCTGGTCACTCCGGAAACGTCTGATGAAAGAATGATCTATTTGGATTCCTTAAGCTCAGGTTTCCTGTATGCCGTAAGCTCTTCCTCCACCACCGGAAATGAAAATGCTGTTTTAAAAAATGAGAACTACCTTTCCAGGGTAGCATCTCTTCCGCTTAAAAATCCGGTGATGATCGGATTTGGAATTAAATCCAAAGAAGATTTTGAAAATGTGACGGAAAAAGCAGATGGCGGAATCATCGGGACAGCCTTTGTGAATATTTTACTTCAGGATAGAGACTGGAAGAAAAGCGCTATAGATTTTATCCATTCCATAAAAGCGTAA
- the trpB gene encoding tryptophan synthase subunit beta, with the protein MNYKNPDENGYYGEFGGAFIPEMLYPNVEELQKSYLEIIESEDFQAEYQDLLKNYVGRATPLYFAKNLSQKYQTQIYLKREDLNHTGAHKINNALGQVLLAKRLGKTRIIAETGAGQHGVATATACALLGLECIVYMGEIDIQRQAPNVARMKMLGAEVVAAISGSKTLKDAVNEALRDWINNPVTTHYVIGSVVGPHPFPDLVARFQSIISKEIKEQLKEKIGRENPDYVIACVGGGSNAAGTFYHFVEEKEVKIIAAEAGGLGVDSGKSAATTFLGTLGVLHGSKSLVMQTEDGQVIEPHSISAGLDYPGIGPFHAHLFKEKRAEFFSINDDEALKCAFDLTKLEGIIPALESSHALAVLDKKKFNENDVVVICLSGRGDKDMETYLKNL; encoded by the coding sequence ATGAATTATAAAAACCCCGATGAAAACGGATATTACGGAGAGTTTGGAGGAGCTTTTATCCCCGAAATGCTCTATCCTAATGTAGAAGAATTGCAAAAAAGCTACCTTGAAATTATAGAATCTGAAGATTTTCAGGCTGAATATCAGGATTTGCTCAAAAACTATGTCGGAAGGGCTACTCCTTTATATTTTGCTAAAAACTTAAGCCAGAAATACCAGACACAGATCTATTTAAAGCGGGAAGATCTCAACCATACCGGAGCTCATAAGATCAACAATGCGCTGGGACAGGTTCTACTGGCAAAACGTCTTGGAAAAACCAGGATTATTGCTGAAACCGGAGCAGGACAGCATGGTGTTGCAACTGCTACGGCATGTGCTTTATTAGGTCTGGAGTGTATCGTCTACATGGGAGAAATTGATATTCAGAGGCAAGCTCCCAACGTAGCAAGAATGAAAATGCTGGGTGCAGAAGTTGTAGCAGCTATTTCTGGATCCAAAACCCTTAAAGATGCCGTAAATGAAGCTTTAAGAGACTGGATCAACAATCCTGTAACCACTCATTATGTAATTGGAAGCGTGGTAGGCCCACATCCTTTTCCAGATCTTGTGGCAAGATTTCAAAGTATTATTTCAAAAGAAATCAAAGAACAGCTTAAAGAAAAAATCGGAAGAGAAAACCCAGATTATGTGATTGCCTGTGTAGGTGGAGGAAGTAATGCAGCAGGGACTTTTTATCATTTTGTGGAGGAAAAAGAGGTGAAAATTATTGCTGCTGAAGCCGGAGGATTAGGAGTAGATTCCGGAAAATCTGCGGCTACTACCTTTTTAGGAACGCTTGGAGTGCTTCACGGAAGCAAAAGCCTTGTAATGCAGACAGAAGACGGGCAGGTTATAGAACCTCATTCTATTTCCGCAGGATTAGATTATCCTGGAATAGGGCCTTTCCACGCGCATTTATTTAAAGAAAAAAGAGCAGAATTTTTTAGTATTAATGACGATGAAGCTTTAAAATGTGCTTTTGACCTTACCAAACTGGAAGGAATTATTCCGGCACTGGAAAGTTCTCATGCTTTGGCAGTTTTAGACAAGAAAAAATTTAATGAAAATGATGTTGTTGTCATTTGTCTGAGCGGCCGCGGAGATAAGGATATGGAAACGTATTTGAAAAATCTGTAA
- a CDS encoding GNAT family N-acetyltransferase, translating to MKYQIKETKNLTETEIEHILELWDISVWNTMKAAYFRTFFKNSEFHFMMDVKDNILAIMRVNFDFTLKIADSEYTFAEAVGLVAAHKKKGYGAALVENFKENMIQRNIETIGFCHSDLRPFYEKCDVEILYDKAKMIKESIGSDWVNSEDDDILIFHTSQERKELFNQLSSQNNAYLITKE from the coding sequence ATGAAATATCAGATAAAAGAAACGAAAAATCTAACGGAAACTGAGATAGAACATATCCTGGAACTTTGGGATATCTCTGTCTGGAATACAATGAAGGCAGCGTATTTTCGTACTTTTTTCAAAAATTCGGAATTTCATTTTATGATGGATGTGAAAGACAATATTCTGGCCATTATGAGAGTGAATTTTGATTTTACCTTAAAAATAGCAGACTCAGAGTATACTTTTGCAGAAGCTGTAGGACTTGTGGCTGCTCATAAAAAGAAAGGATATGGTGCAGCTTTGGTTGAGAATTTCAAAGAAAATATGATTCAGAGAAATATAGAAACTATAGGCTTTTGTCATTCGGATCTTCGTCCATTTTATGAAAAATGTGATGTAGAAATTCTTTATGACAAAGCCAAAATGATCAAAGAAAGCATCGGTTCAGACTGGGTGAATTCTGAAGATGATGATATTTTGATTTTTCATACCTCACAGGAAAGAAAAGAACTGTTCAATCAGTTAAGCTCACAAAACAATGCTTATTTAATTACTAAAGAATAA
- a CDS encoding phosphoribosylanthranilate isomerase yields the protein MNLQPQLKVCGLTKPDQIQELISMNVDFLGFIFYEKSPRYVLNHLNLKEISMIDHQGKVGVFVNEEIDKILNIVQQADLNFVQLHGDESNDFITELRQKLNPKVGIIKAIRIGNDTTENQNKITQIFDLQQTASNLQPITFYLFDTDSKAFGGTGKQFDWNILNEFHIPIPYFLSGGISEENIGNMKTLKQQPFALDINSKFETEPGNKNINRIKEFKILYQQNR from the coding sequence ATGAACCTGCAACCTCAACTCAAAGTCTGTGGTCTTACAAAACCGGACCAGATTCAGGAACTGATTTCTATGAATGTAGATTTTCTTGGTTTCATTTTCTATGAAAAATCACCGAGATATGTTTTGAATCATTTGAACCTGAAAGAAATCTCAATGATTGATCATCAGGGTAAAGTAGGTGTTTTTGTGAATGAAGAAATAGATAAAATTTTAAATATTGTTCAACAGGCGGATTTAAATTTTGTGCAGCTTCATGGTGATGAAAGTAATGATTTTATTACTGAGTTAAGACAAAAACTGAATCCGAAAGTTGGAATTATTAAAGCAATAAGAATAGGAAATGATACAACAGAAAATCAAAATAAAATAACACAAATTTTTGATCTGCAACAAACAGCCTCCAACCTGCAACCTATTACCTTTTACCTTTTTGATACTGACAGCAAAGCCTTTGGAGGAACAGGAAAACAATTCGACTGGAATATTCTGAATGAATTCCATATTCCCATTCCCTACTTTCTAAGCGGTGGTATTTCTGAAGAAAATATCGGGAATATGAAAACATTGAAGCAACAGCCTTTCGCTTTAGATATCAATTCAAAATTTGAAACAGAACCCGGCAATAAAAATATAAATAGAATAAAAGAGTTTAAAATCTTATACCAGCAAAACAGATAA
- the trpC gene encoding indole-3-glycerol phosphate synthase TrpC, with protein sequence MTILDKIIERKKEEVTAAKSRISLDHLKNTDFFGRKTYSLKESIKNKSGIIAEFKRQSPSKGIINNSVEPLGVVSAYENFGASGISILTDYDFFGGNLNDVLGLRNEINIPILRKDFMIDEYQFYEAKSIGADVVLLIASCLSPAQVQEFTELAHELKLEILLEIHTEDELKHFNSKIDLVGINNRNLKDFKVDLQHSVRLKNQLPKGVLSVAESGIYSLEDFKFLKEKGFDGFLMGEYFMKNTHPAKAFEEFTSQI encoded by the coding sequence ATGACGATACTCGATAAAATTATTGAACGAAAAAAAGAGGAAGTTACAGCGGCAAAATCACGCATTTCTCTTGATCATTTAAAAAACACGGATTTTTTTGGAAGAAAAACCTATTCCCTGAAAGAATCTATCAAAAATAAAAGCGGAATTATCGCTGAGTTCAAAAGACAATCGCCTTCAAAAGGTATTATCAACAATAGTGTGGAGCCTTTAGGGGTAGTTTCTGCTTACGAAAATTTTGGAGCCAGCGGAATCTCTATCCTGACAGATTATGATTTCTTCGGAGGAAACTTAAATGATGTTCTAGGGTTAAGAAATGAGATTAACATTCCGATTCTGCGAAAAGATTTCATGATTGATGAATATCAGTTCTATGAAGCCAAAAGCATCGGAGCCGATGTCGTTCTGTTGATTGCTTCATGTCTTTCTCCTGCGCAGGTACAGGAATTTACAGAACTCGCTCATGAGCTGAAATTGGAAATTTTGCTGGAAATCCACACGGAAGATGAGCTGAAACATTTCAATTCAAAAATCGACTTGGTAGGAATCAATAACAGGAACCTTAAAGATTTTAAGGTAGATCTGCAACATTCTGTTCGGTTGAAAAACCAGCTTCCGAAAGGAGTTTTGTCCGTTGCGGAAAGCGGTATTTACAGTCTTGAAGACTTCAAATTTTTAAAGGAAAAAGGATTTGACGGTTTCCTGATGGGAGAATATTTCATGAAAAACACTCATCCGGCAAAAGCTTTTGAAGAATTCACTTCTCAAATTTAA
- the trpD gene encoding anthranilate phosphoribosyltransferase yields the protein MKEILQYLFNHNTLSKSEAKAMMIEIAQNKFNAAEVTAFISVFLMRSITLKELEGFREALLQMAVAVDIDASDAIDIVGTGGDGKDTINISTLASFVVAGAGQKVTKHGNYGASTTTGSSNVLEELGYQFKSNSEQLNEDLERANICFLHAPHFHPALQSVGLLRKSLGLRTFFNLLGPLVNPAKPKYSMIGVYNLEIARIYQYLLQKEEREFMLVHGLDGYDEISLTDDSKIITKNGEEIYSAEDLGFSPVTLEDIKAGSSIQETAKIFMNILEGNGTEQQNSVILANASVALYNTQKFGTYEDCLLLAKESLHSRKALNCFNLLIH from the coding sequence ATGAAAGAAATACTGCAATACCTGTTCAATCACAATACGCTGTCCAAATCAGAAGCTAAGGCTATGATGATTGAGATTGCACAGAATAAATTCAACGCTGCGGAAGTTACAGCTTTCATAAGCGTTTTCCTGATGCGAAGCATCACATTGAAAGAACTGGAAGGTTTCAGAGAAGCATTATTACAAATGGCTGTTGCTGTAGATATTGATGCCAGTGATGCCATCGACATTGTAGGAACCGGAGGTGATGGAAAAGACACCATTAATATATCAACATTAGCAAGCTTTGTAGTGGCCGGAGCCGGACAGAAGGTAACAAAACACGGAAACTACGGGGCTTCTACCACTACAGGTTCATCTAATGTGCTTGAAGAACTGGGCTATCAGTTTAAAAGCAATTCAGAACAATTGAATGAAGACCTTGAAAGAGCCAACATCTGCTTTTTGCATGCCCCTCATTTTCATCCTGCCCTACAATCGGTTGGATTACTGAGAAAATCCCTGGGATTAAGAACATTCTTTAACCTTTTGGGGCCGTTGGTGAATCCGGCAAAACCTAAATATTCAATGATTGGGGTTTATAATCTGGAAATTGCGAGAATTTATCAGTATCTCCTTCAAAAAGAGGAACGTGAATTTATGCTGGTACATGGTCTTGACGGATATGATGAAATAAGCCTTACTGACGACAGCAAAATCATCACAAAAAATGGGGAAGAAATCTATTCGGCAGAAGACTTAGGTTTCAGTCCGGTAACGCTTGAGGATATTAAAGCCGGTAGCTCTATTCAGGAAACAGCAAAAATATTCATGAATATTTTAGAAGGAAACGGTACGGAACAACAAAACTCTGTGATTCTTGCCAACGCATCAGTAGCGCTTTACAACACACAGAAATTTGGGACGTATGAAGACTGTCTTCTGCTGGCTAAAGAAAGTTTACATAGCAGAAAAGCATTGAATTGCTTTAATCTTTTAATTCATTAG